A genomic segment from Candidatus Poribacteria bacterium encodes:
- the bamA gene encoding outer membrane protein assembly factor BamA yields MNASKDILILISLIVGLAAITAFAEEATETTNIVFGPQAATAEQQEKLETDKDTTANATKPPVDAILLVKKISFEGVKTTSEDMLRTLIQTQVGSEVSEELLTQDLKSLYKDTGFFSEINVAVEPVEGGGLEVIYKVVESPKISGINIIGNEDLSIGKLKNEITLRPSEIYSDRRRWESERALEKLYHEKGYYLVGIQTHLGDRDDEANTVQVTFEINEGPRVRIEEINFIGSTHISPNTLRKKLKTRIGKPFDQMLFEEEDLSLNLRNYYQDRGFAQVKVHGYEKRFTEDKTGLMLDITVDEGPEFIIGTYTIEVDGGAKTLFSQKKIRGMLDPAEGEIFNRGTFDESIAKLQQAYLDKGYLLSEVLPTPVFNEVDGVVDITLSINEGDIIIIDKVIITGLEKTKEHVVKRELDFLKIKSDELLDVKALRKARQRLFQMGSFIRAVDFVPSDTSEENRKELRVNIAETPRTGMLSLGGGYGSEGGIFGVAEVGQNNFRGRAYRVHVKGELGTRDHHTAELSFGTPWILGTPTRLNARIYNNRRFRRYYGTVGALYNRRLGSNYLYDRYIWARRGASLTLGRPIAHDIDLSVRFRNESVQSYNLDEKLYDRSTRSILFALGRDTRDYRTSLFDPTAGSFHTLSYEYSGGFLGADNKFQKYYADTSWFYSPWWNHVIAAHARAGYMRSKSTDAYYLFYERFFLGGVDSIRGYEDWEIYPDPDESGVPNPYGGDKVFFANLEYRVPISQQLTGALFFDIGQVWDESVTNPFTQINLKRGLGLEARFTMLGMLVRLGWGYGLDRVTGEPAGKFHFTVGPGF; encoded by the coding sequence ATGAATGCATCAAAAGACATTCTGATTCTGATAAGTCTAATCGTCGGACTTGCGGCAATCACCGCTTTTGCAGAAGAGGCGACAGAAACGACAAATATAGTGTTCGGTCCCCAAGCGGCAACTGCCGAGCAACAGGAAAAATTAGAAACCGACAAGGACACCACGGCAAATGCCACCAAACCACCTGTTGACGCGATACTCCTCGTCAAGAAAATCTCTTTTGAAGGCGTGAAAACGACCTCCGAAGATATGCTGCGTACCCTTATTCAGACGCAGGTCGGGTCCGAAGTTTCTGAAGAACTCCTTACCCAGGACCTGAAAAGTCTTTATAAAGACACAGGTTTCTTCTCTGAAATTAATGTAGCCGTGGAACCCGTTGAAGGCGGTGGATTAGAAGTTATCTATAAAGTCGTTGAAAGCCCAAAGATTTCCGGGATTAACATTATTGGAAATGAAGACTTGAGCATCGGCAAACTCAAAAATGAGATTACACTCCGTCCCTCAGAAATTTATAGTGATCGGCGACGATGGGAGAGCGAACGAGCACTTGAGAAGCTTTACCACGAAAAAGGATATTATCTCGTCGGCATCCAAACCCACCTCGGAGATAGAGACGATGAAGCTAATACTGTTCAGGTCACCTTTGAGATAAACGAAGGACCGAGGGTGCGAATCGAAGAGATCAACTTTATTGGAAGTACACATATCTCCCCAAACACGCTACGGAAAAAACTCAAAACCCGTATCGGTAAACCTTTCGATCAGATGCTCTTTGAAGAAGAGGATTTATCTCTCAATCTCCGAAATTATTATCAGGATCGCGGGTTTGCACAGGTGAAGGTCCACGGCTATGAAAAACGATTCACAGAAGATAAGACCGGCTTAATGCTCGACATCACCGTTGATGAAGGTCCTGAATTCATTATAGGAACTTACACAATTGAAGTGGATGGTGGTGCGAAAACCCTCTTCTCTCAAAAGAAGATACGTGGGATGCTCGACCCAGCAGAAGGTGAGATTTTCAATCGCGGCACCTTTGACGAATCAATCGCAAAATTACAGCAGGCTTACCTTGATAAAGGCTATCTCCTCTCGGAAGTCCTACCGACCCCCGTCTTCAATGAAGTAGATGGTGTGGTTGACATCACCTTGAGCATTAACGAAGGAGATATCATAATTATTGATAAAGTAATCATTACCGGATTAGAAAAAACGAAAGAACATGTCGTCAAACGCGAACTGGATTTCCTGAAAATCAAGTCCGATGAGTTATTAGATGTGAAAGCCCTACGCAAAGCGCGGCAACGTTTGTTCCAGATGGGGTCTTTTATTCGTGCTGTCGATTTCGTCCCAAGTGATACATCCGAAGAAAACCGAAAAGAGTTAAGAGTTAATATCGCCGAAACACCCCGAACGGGAATGCTAAGTCTCGGTGGAGGCTATGGTAGTGAAGGCGGTATCTTCGGGGTCGCAGAGGTTGGACAAAACAATTTCCGCGGACGTGCTTATCGGGTGCACGTAAAAGGCGAATTGGGCACCCGTGACCATCACACAGCCGAACTCAGTTTTGGAACTCCGTGGATTTTGGGGACACCAACCCGACTTAATGCCAGAATCTACAACAACCGCCGCTTCCGCCGTTACTATGGAACAGTCGGTGCTCTTTATAATCGTCGTCTGGGAAGTAACTACCTATATGATCGGTACATTTGGGCGAGGCGAGGCGCATCTCTAACGCTCGGACGACCAATCGCACACGACATCGATCTGTCCGTGCGATTTCGGAACGAAAGTGTGCAGTCATACAACCTTGATGAAAAACTATATGACCGCTCCACGCGAAGTATCCTGTTTGCCCTTGGAAGGGATACCCGCGATTATCGCACCTCCTTGTTTGATCCAACAGCAGGTTCATTTCATACGCTTTCCTATGAATACTCTGGTGGTTTCTTGGGAGCGGATAACAAATTCCAAAAATATTATGCAGATACCAGTTGGTTCTATAGTCCTTGGTGGAACCATGTCATTGCCGCGCATGCACGCGCCGGTTACATGCGAAGTAAAAGCACCGATGCCTATTACCTATTCTATGAACGCTTTTTCCTCGGTGGTGTAGATAGCATTCGTGGTTACGAAGATTGGGAAATCTACCCTGATCCAGATGAATCAGGTGTTCCTAATCCTTATGGCGGTGACAAAGTGTTCTTCGCTAACTTGGAGTATCGAGTTCCCATTTCTCAGCAGCTTACTGGAGCTCTGTTTTTCGACATAGGGCAGGTGTGGGATGAAAGCGTTACAAACCCCTTTACTCAAATCAATTTGAAACGAGGACTCGGTCTTGAAGCCCGGTTTACCATGCTCGGTATGTTAGTTCGATTGGGTTGGGGGTATGGGTTGGACCGCGTTACCGGTGAACCTGCTGGTAAATTCCACTTCACAGTTGGACCCGGGTTCTAA
- the lysS gene encoding lysine--tRNA ligase, whose translation MEETKDLIQQRREKLDEIREFGVEPYPHKYEPTHTTSAIHQDFANVEETPDEAQKIRIAGRIMTKRDHGKSSFAHLQDGEGRIQIYVRRDKLGAEPYKIYRRFDTGDIVGAEGTAFRTRTGELTVLVDSIELLSKSIRPLPEKWHGLQDKQTRYRQRYADLIMNPEVKDVFLKRTQIVQAIRDMLNAQSFIEVETPVLQPIYGGANARPFTTYHNTLEQSLYLRIANELYLKRLIVGGFERVYEFSRDFRNEGMDRDHNPEFTMLELYQAYADYIQIMELTETLIAETAKTIHGTTKISYQDYELDFTPPWRRLSMVEAIQEYSSIDPAALSGDELYKAAIDAGVDLAGDETRGEIIAELFEIFAESKLIQPTFITDHPIEVSPFAKKKPENPEFVERFEFFICGMEIGNAFSELNDPVDQRQRFLEQANSLEAGDDEAFMVDEDYLRALEYGMPPTGGLGIGIDRLTMLLTNQYSIRDVILFPQMRPES comes from the coding sequence GTGGAAGAAACAAAAGATTTAATTCAGCAACGTCGCGAGAAGTTGGACGAGATTCGAGAATTTGGCGTAGAGCCGTATCCACATAAATACGAACCTACACACACAACTTCCGCGATCCACCAAGATTTCGCCAATGTCGAAGAAACCCCCGACGAAGCGCAGAAAATTCGCATCGCAGGCAGAATTATGACCAAGCGCGACCACGGGAAAAGCAGCTTCGCACATCTGCAAGACGGTGAAGGCAGAATTCAGATTTACGTCCGCCGAGATAAACTCGGGGCGGAACCCTATAAAATCTATCGACGCTTCGATACGGGTGATATTGTTGGTGCTGAAGGAACAGCGTTCCGAACACGAACAGGGGAATTGACAGTACTCGTTGATTCCATAGAACTCCTCTCCAAATCTATTCGACCGCTCCCCGAAAAATGGCACGGTTTACAAGATAAACAGACACGCTATAGACAACGATACGCCGATCTCATCATGAACCCCGAGGTGAAGGATGTCTTTCTAAAAAGGACACAAATTGTCCAAGCGATCCGCGACATGCTCAATGCCCAAAGTTTTATTGAAGTCGAAACACCTGTCCTTCAACCGATTTATGGGGGCGCAAACGCGCGTCCATTCACAACTTATCACAATACATTAGAACAATCGCTTTATCTACGAATCGCAAATGAACTCTACCTCAAACGTCTGATTGTAGGTGGTTTCGAGCGGGTTTATGAATTCTCGCGCGATTTTCGAAATGAAGGGATGGACAGGGACCACAATCCCGAATTTACAATGTTGGAACTCTATCAGGCTTATGCCGACTACATTCAGATAATGGAACTAACAGAGACGCTAATCGCTGAAACGGCGAAAACCATTCATGGGACAACGAAGATTTCCTATCAGGATTATGAACTCGACTTCACACCGCCATGGCGTAGGTTGAGTATGGTGGAGGCAATCCAAGAATACAGCAGTATTGATCCAGCAGCACTATCAGGAGATGAACTCTACAAAGCCGCAATTGACGCGGGAGTTGACTTAGCCGGTGATGAAACGAGAGGCGAAATTATAGCCGAACTCTTTGAAATATTTGCGGAATCAAAACTAATCCAACCGACATTTATAACGGATCACCCTATCGAGGTTTCACCCTTTGCGAAAAAGAAGCCAGAAAATCCAGAGTTCGTAGAACGTTTTGAATTTTTTATCTGTGGGATGGAGATTGGAAACGCCTTTAGTGAACTCAACGATCCAGTAGACCAACGCCAACGCTTTCTTGAGCAGGCAAACAGTTTAGAGGCAGGCGACGATGAAGCCTTTATGGTAGATGAGGACTATCTACGCGCACTGGAGTACGGTATGCCACCGACGGGTGGACTCGGTATCGGTATTGACAGACTGACAATGCTGCTAACGAATCAATACTCCATCCGAGACGTGATACTCTTTCCACAGATGCGTCCGGAAAGTTAA
- a CDS encoding ABC transporter permease — MRFEWFVASRYLRSRRKQSFISIISIISIGGVALGVATVILAIAVLNGVEHGLKDRFLANEAHVVFHLHGHSFFGDYQKRIEQIETIDEVIATSPVVLSQTAVFPERSDSIQDVIYIKGIDPVQEDKVTGFSEFVDGSTDFLNSTILEDARLIRNETITGGIILGARLAARLGVIKGDILRFIVRLARHPVNESMLLPDLANFVVIGFYESEMAVYDNNFGFIHIDAAQKLYNKPNRINAIFVRLIDAELAPQIARRIEDTVEFSVLEGMPDARTWMEMQAPLFSALRMEKILTVVIEALIILVAAFNIASTLIMTVMEKTKAIGTLRTLGTSRGNIMKIFMIQGSVIGLLGTMLGTALGLSLCWLLSYNNVRPSYWFTIALIVPVFLQVFIALRRALPRGGGWKFGLGVLWIIVIGFALYCAVRPISLADLGLSQVYQMNQLPIQINWFFVIFINALSFLICWLATLYPAWQAANLKPVEALQHE, encoded by the coding sequence ATGAGATTTGAATGGTTCGTAGCCTCCCGCTACCTACGCTCACGGCGAAAACAGTCCTTTATCTCCATTATCAGCATCATCTCTATCGGGGGTGTTGCGCTCGGTGTAGCAACCGTAATTCTTGCGATTGCTGTCTTAAACGGCGTTGAGCATGGACTAAAGGATCGATTTCTCGCCAACGAGGCACACGTTGTTTTCCATTTGCACGGGCATAGTTTCTTCGGTGATTACCAAAAGCGAATTGAACAGATTGAAACAATTGATGAAGTCATCGCCACTTCGCCCGTTGTTTTGTCGCAGACTGCTGTTTTTCCGGAACGTAGTGACTCCATTCAGGACGTAATTTATATCAAAGGCATCGACCCAGTTCAGGAAGACAAAGTCACGGGCTTCTCAGAATTTGTAGATGGATCGACCGACTTTCTAAACTCGACAATTCTTGAAGACGCTCGACTCATCAGAAATGAAACCATTACCGGAGGCATTATTCTCGGGGCACGCTTAGCAGCACGGCTCGGTGTTATCAAAGGCGATATTTTGCGGTTCATTGTGAGACTTGCGAGGCACCCAGTGAACGAATCAATGCTTTTGCCGGACTTGGCGAACTTTGTTGTAATTGGATTCTATGAGTCCGAGATGGCGGTTTACGACAACAACTTCGGATTTATCCATATAGATGCCGCCCAAAAACTGTATAACAAACCGAACCGGATAAATGCCATCTTTGTCCGATTAATTGACGCGGAGTTGGCACCACAGATTGCCAGGCGAATTGAGGACACCGTCGAGTTTAGTGTATTAGAAGGGATGCCGGACGCAAGAACGTGGATGGAGATGCAGGCACCACTCTTCTCGGCACTTCGTATGGAGAAAATCCTCACCGTCGTTATTGAAGCACTTATTATTTTGGTCGCGGCTTTTAACATCGCAAGCACACTGATTATGACCGTGATGGAAAAAACAAAGGCAATCGGCACTTTGCGGACGCTCGGTACATCACGGGGCAACATCATGAAAATCTTTATGATTCAGGGCAGCGTTATCGGATTACTCGGAACAATGCTCGGTACTGCCCTCGGTCTCTCGCTCTGTTGGCTTCTGAGTTACAATAACGTGAGACCCTCTTATTGGTTCACGATCGCGCTTATTGTGCCAGTTTTCTTACAAGTGTTTATCGCATTGCGACGAGCACTGCCGCGCGGTGGAGGGTGGAAGTTTGGACTCGGCGTTTTATGGATCATTGTAATAGGGTTCGCACTCTACTGTGCCGTTAGACCGATTTCGCTCGCAGATCTTGGGTTGAGTCAAGTCTACCAGATGAATCAGCTGCCGATACAGATCAATTGGTTTTTTGTCATCTTCATCAACGCACTTTCATTTTTGATCTGCTGGCTTGCAACGCTGTATCCAGCATGGCAGGCGGCAAATTTGAAGCCGGTCGAAGCCTTGCAACATGAATAG
- the prfB gene encoding peptide chain release factor 2 (programmed frameshift) → MLVDLKTQVEEMQTRLLEVGAIFDLAEKQKELAELEEATITPDFWSNAQRVQKVNQRIAILRDEVGEYEELNLKIEDIQTLVELATEENDESLQTEIVDGLDGILSHLEQMELRLMLTGEFDENNAILNIHPGAGGVDAQDWAGMLMRMYLRWCDQRGYQTEILDITAGDEAGIKGTTILVTGTSAYGYLQSEAGVHRLVRLSPYDFNKRRHTSFAAVDVTPEVDDTVEVDIQQEDLRIDFYRASGAGGQHVNVTDSAVRITHKPTGIVVQCQNERSQHKNREIAMKLLRSRLHEKYREEREAEISKQRSERLEIDFGSQIRSYVLHPYQRVKDLRTNVESGNVNAVLDGALDTFIESYLKMKARK, encoded by the exons ATGCTTGTAGATTTAAAAACCCAGGTTGAAGAGATGCAAACCCGCCTTCTGGAAGTCGGA GCTATCTTTGACCTGGCTGAAAAACAAAAAGAATTAGCGGAACTCGAGGAAGCAACCATCACTCCGGACTTCTGGAGCAACGCACAACGTGTTCAAAAGGTTAACCAGCGTATCGCCATTCTCCGAGACGAAGTTGGCGAGTATGAAGAACTCAACCTTAAGATTGAAGACATCCAGACCCTTGTCGAACTCGCTACCGAAGAGAACGATGAAAGCCTACAAACCGAGATTGTGGATGGGTTAGATGGCATCTTAAGTCACCTTGAACAGATGGAACTTCGGTTAATGCTAACAGGCGAGTTTGACGAAAATAATGCCATTCTCAATATCCATCCCGGTGCTGGTGGGGTTGACGCACAAGATTGGGCGGGGATGTTAATGCGGATGTATCTCCGCTGGTGTGACCAACGCGGTTATCAAACTGAAATTCTTGACATCACCGCTGGCGACGAAGCTGGCATCAAAGGCACAACTATCCTCGTTACCGGCACATCCGCTTACGGTTATCTCCAATCCGAAGCCGGTGTACATCGCCTTGTCCGCCTGTCCCCTTACGATTTCAACAAACGACGGCACACCTCCTTCGCCGCGGTTGATGTTACCCCCGAAGTTGATGACACCGTTGAGGTGGATATTCAACAGGAGGATCTGCGAATCGATTTCTATCGCGCGAGCGGCGCAGGTGGACAGCATGTCAATGTAACAGATTCAGCCGTTCGGATTACACACAAACCAACCGGGATTGTCGTGCAGTGCCAGAATGAACGTTCACAGCATAAGAACCGCGAAATCGCTATGAAATTGCTCCGTTCACGTCTTCATGAAAAGTATCGTGAAGAACGTGAAGCAGAAATTTCAAAACAGCGAAGCGAACGTCTGGAAATCGACTTCGGAAGCCAAATCCGTTCTTATGTACTGCACCCGTACCAACGCGTCAAGGATCTGCGCACGAATGTTGAGAGTGGTAATGTTAACGCTGTCTTAGATGGTGCTTTAGACACCTTCATCGAAAGTTACCTGAAAATGAAGGCACGAAAATAA
- a CDS encoding OmpH family outer membrane protein, with product MKPFRLGACQVRLTLLIVGLTAFCFSTGSIGQQAFKIGVVNTQEVLEGSAKAKDATKLLQAASERLKAKLQQLGDEIRTLQEKKAKTELFVERAQTADLDNEILLKQQEYQREVEVGQQALLEKEQELMEPIYNSLQELIIKVGEAQNYDIILEKRLITLYVKKDYDLTQQLIGLINEDDKKDKNEE from the coding sequence ATGAAACCATTTCGGTTGGGTGCTTGCCAAGTACGCCTAACTCTATTAATTGTCGGTCTCACAGCCTTCTGTTTTAGCACTGGAAGCATCGGACAGCAAGCCTTCAAAATCGGTGTCGTGAACACACAAGAAGTCTTAGAAGGATCTGCAAAAGCGAAGGACGCAACGAAACTGCTCCAAGCGGCAAGTGAACGCCTGAAGGCGAAATTACAGCAGCTGGGAGACGAAATCAGGACACTACAAGAAAAGAAGGCAAAAACCGAGCTCTTCGTCGAAAGAGCGCAGACCGCAGATTTGGACAACGAAATTCTCCTCAAACAACAGGAATACCAACGTGAGGTCGAAGTCGGTCAACAAGCACTGCTTGAAAAAGAGCAAGAACTGATGGAACCGATTTACAACAGTCTTCAAGAACTCATTATCAAAGTTGGTGAAGCCCAAAACTATGACATCATCCTCGAAAAACGGCTCATCACCCTTTATGTGAAAAAGGATTACGATTTGACGCAGCAGTTAATCGGTTTGATAAACGAAGACGACAAGAAGGACAAAAACGAGGAATAG
- the ilvE gene encoding branched-chain-amino-acid transaminase, whose amino-acid sequence MLIYIDGEFLPKSEAKVSVFDHGLLYGDGVFEGIRSYNGRVFKLDEHLERLYDSAKSIMLQIPMSIEKMEATVLETLRRNHLTEAYIRLVVTRGVGDLGLDPDKCPKPSIIIIADKITLYPQKFYEEGLEIVTASVRRNYAEAINPRIKSLNYLNNILAKIEGKQSGAEEVLMLNAEGYVVECSGDNIFWIKNGVLVTPPVHMGILEGVTRNSVIDLAREAGMQVEERVFTRHDLYIADECFLTGTAAEVIPVVKIDQRPIGNGQPGQITEKLIAAFRKFAHSYGTPIYNSEA is encoded by the coding sequence ATGTTGATTTATATCGACGGAGAATTTTTACCGAAATCAGAAGCGAAAGTCTCCGTGTTTGACCACGGTTTGCTTTACGGTGACGGCGTTTTTGAAGGCATCCGTTCCTATAACGGTAGGGTCTTTAAACTCGATGAACACCTTGAGCGGCTTTACGATTCTGCGAAATCAATTATGTTACAGATCCCTATGTCCATTGAAAAGATGGAGGCAACGGTTCTGGAAACACTCCGTCGAAACCATCTCACAGAAGCCTATATTCGACTGGTTGTAACTCGTGGGGTAGGGGATCTCGGACTCGATCCGGATAAATGCCCAAAGCCAAGCATAATAATTATTGCAGATAAAATCACCCTCTACCCACAAAAGTTTTATGAAGAGGGATTGGAAATCGTAACCGCCTCTGTCCGACGAAATTACGCAGAAGCCATTAATCCGCGCATTAAGTCATTGAACTATCTCAACAATATCTTAGCAAAAATTGAGGGTAAACAGTCGGGCGCAGAAGAGGTATTGATGCTCAATGCAGAAGGTTACGTCGTCGAATGTAGTGGCGATAACATTTTCTGGATAAAGAATGGGGTCCTTGTCACACCACCCGTTCACATGGGTATTTTAGAGGGTGTGACCCGGAACAGCGTTATTGATCTCGCCCGTGAAGCAGGTATGCAGGTTGAGGAGCGTGTTTTTACACGCCACGATCTCTATATTGCCGATGAATGCTTCCTCACCGGCACTGCCGCCGAAGTTATACCCGTTGTGAAAATAGACCAGCGCCCCATCGGGAATGGACAGCCCGGACAAATAACAGAAAAACTAATTGCCGCATTTCGGAAGTTTGCACATAGCTACGGCACCCCGATCTACAATTCTGAAGCATGA
- a CDS encoding ABC transporter ATP-binding protein: MPNPAETIIRVVDLHKSYYDGEAELPVLQGINLEIYMSELLAIIGASGVGKSTLLHLIGTLDRPTTGSVLYDEHDIFTLPDTELARFRNKEIGFVFQFHHLLPEFTALENVAMGALITTANDKQVYEEAEALLDYVGLSERLSHFPSQLSGGERQRVAIARSLINKPKVVLADEPTGNLDRRSSEAVLELLWDLNSKSGQTFVIVTHNQELTQQVDRVVQLVDGKVF, translated from the coding sequence GTGCCGAATCCAGCAGAGACAATTATCCGCGTTGTAGATTTACACAAGTCCTACTATGATGGCGAGGCGGAACTCCCAGTACTTCAAGGCATCAATCTTGAAATATATATGTCAGAATTACTTGCGATCATCGGCGCATCAGGAGTAGGGAAAAGCACACTGCTCCATCTTATTGGGACGCTTGACCGACCGACAACAGGAAGCGTTTTATACGACGAACACGACATTTTCACGCTACCCGATACGGAACTTGCTCGATTTCGGAATAAGGAAATAGGATTTGTGTTTCAATTCCATCACTTACTACCGGAATTTACCGCACTTGAAAATGTCGCAATGGGTGCTTTAATAACAACCGCAAACGATAAACAGGTTTACGAAGAGGCAGAGGCACTGCTTGACTATGTTGGACTCTCTGAAAGACTTTCGCACTTCCCAAGTCAACTGTCCGGCGGTGAACGGCAACGCGTCGCAATTGCACGCTCTTTAATCAATAAACCGAAGGTTGTCCTCGCTGATGAACCGACTGGCAACCTCGACCGGCGAAGTAGCGAAGCAGTACTGGAACTTCTATGGGATCTAAACTCGAAATCTGGACAAACTTTCGTTATCGTAACGCATAATCAAGAACTCACCCAACAAGTAGACAGGGTCGTGCAACTCGTTGATGGAAAGGTTTTTTAA
- a CDS encoding GNAT family N-acetyltransferase, with protein MRSAPPLLTERLLLRSLTLEDAADVQRLAGDRDIASTLSNMPHPYEDGMAEEWMRACSDKFEKDEALNFAITLRTEKNLIGGMELRLDQKNENAELGYWIGKPYWNCGYATEAAKAVVAYGFEVLKLNRIHAKHFKRNPASGRVLEKIGMRYEGCFRQHVKKWDNFEDLMGYGMLKADFDSLAPISSEDI; from the coding sequence ATGAGGTCTGCACCACCGCTCCTTACAGAAAGATTGCTACTTCGCTCCCTTACACTTGAAGATGCGGCGGATGTGCAACGTCTTGCTGGTGATCGCGATATAGCATCAACGTTATCGAATATGCCGCACCCCTACGAAGATGGGATGGCTGAAGAATGGATGCGCGCCTGTTCCGATAAGTTTGAAAAAGACGAAGCATTAAACTTCGCAATTACACTTAGAACAGAAAAAAACTTAATTGGCGGAATGGAACTTAGACTTGACCAAAAGAACGAGAATGCTGAACTCGGTTATTGGATAGGTAAACCTTATTGGAACTGCGGGTATGCCACAGAAGCAGCAAAGGCTGTTGTCGCGTATGGTTTTGAGGTGTTGAAACTAAACCGAATTCATGCGAAACATTTCAAACGAAATCCTGCTTCTGGGCGGGTACTGGAAAAAATCGGAATGCGCTACGAAGGGTGCTTCCGGCAACACGTAAAAAAATGGGACAACTTTGAGGATTTAATGGGATACGGGATGCTAAAAGCCGACTTTGATTCATTAGCTCCTATCTCGTCTGAGGATATATGA